A window of Litorilinea aerophila contains these coding sequences:
- a CDS encoding UPF0175 family protein, with product MTDLVSALSEDLREALRIPPEEQEARLRQELAVRLYAKGLLSLGKARQLAEMSKWDFLALLGREGIPRHYDQEELQKDLEVLETLT from the coding sequence ATGACAGATCTGGTGTCAGCACTTAGCGAAGATCTACGGGAGGCGTTGCGTATCCCGCCAGAGGAACAGGAGGCCCGACTGCGCCAGGAACTGGCGGTCCGCCTGTATGCCAAGGGGTTGCTCTCCCTGGGAAAAGCCCGTCAACTGGCCGAAATGTCGAAATGGGATTTCCTTGCCTTGCTGGGCCGCGAAGGAATCCCACGCCATTATGACCAGGAAGAATTGCAAAAAGACCTGGAAGTTCTGGAGACATTGACGTGA